One region of Juglans microcarpa x Juglans regia isolate MS1-56 chromosome 7S, Jm3101_v1.0, whole genome shotgun sequence genomic DNA includes:
- the LOC121240956 gene encoding LOW QUALITY PROTEIN: uncharacterized protein LOC121240956 (The sequence of the model RefSeq protein was modified relative to this genomic sequence to represent the inferred CDS: inserted 1 base in 1 codon), producing MFNSGINLIRGSATPSPDMPPLPQCLPLDPIILGSQKYTRLGELRRLLGVPPGSTSEDHSFGVAHPKPPPPVATEELKHFKESVQDTSKKARDRAKLLRESILKLDKYRDALSSKKRQRSDLSSSERSSGVNLAKTGSQVHRNSNDSVSQRLEDKTKSIGINKRVRTSVADDQQADSRPAATSRQQMVIEKDGDLLQAVSGVSVRIEEKTRRLLAGGEGLDKKVKKKRSVGAVGNRVVTGERDTKRAVHPKLNPDSKLRSCDTHGFRLKSSPGVSGINKVDGSFEASSSDACAVVRNELEHALLPRDRTVVLEQRLLAKGNNKSNIQEDIPAGHPNTMVKGKVSRAPRTGSVMGLDSSPNVYHSTGGIQGWEQSTGLHKVPLVRVTNNQRRTISSGSSIHPMAQWVGQRPHKNSRTRRANLVSPVSNHAEAQISSQSLASTDFSAKTSSLGTNASLLAGSVDKNTLKVKREPENVSSPFGLSESEESGVGETKLREKGIDNGNAPLVATHKAGTFVLPXKKNKMPGNETGEGVQRQGRSGRGSSLIKPGIPPSGEKLDNLSMTKPPQTMRPSSEKNRSKSGRPPSKKLKDRKASIRVGPIINNGSSNVTGESDDDREELFAAANAACNASSLACSGPFWNEMESIFSSVSSEDLSYLKQQLSFAEELDENLSQMFGVVYDNVLGVGVFKEASDCSGIIRQRSHSHQESAETDSIHGRFDSRKWERVTPLYQRVLSALIEEDESEEFYHQNEGKTLSLQCASDDSHCGSCNQVDIEPKDCDRMESEAESKVDSQTQRNYLLDRLPCDKSVTSNSFRNPSMSSSFHSIEQWRRNDDFSHSDLGLTSEICSNDFGQLQPGELNAGSLSSNCQYQRLSLDDKLLLELQSIGLYPETLPNLAEGEVINQDIMELKEGLYQQIGRRMKNLVRIDEAIQKGGDVKRRKMEEVAMDQLIEMAYQKRLACRGSCATKSAVRKVSKQVALALIKRTLVRCRKFEHTGTSCFSERALQDVIYSVPPGNNDAKSIDCVGSGTASNTCNEASHQAEARGLGAVSSASERYDSLSDNIDRGSSDALQSLIQSSEQASSKHSSVFIKGKKREMLIDDVVGSASSRVTSALDSAVHGGLKGKRSEREGDQKGDTLRSNSVSGVGHSSLGSFGSERKTKAKPKQNNNHLLVEAACPPVRGSSQPVALVGNKVSREAGSFLPTNATRESSKDADEPGPLNLQPNELDSMEVLGVDGHQDFSSWLDFDEDGLQDHDSIGLEIPMDDLSDLKMLL from the exons ATGTTTAATTCTGGGATTAATCTAATCCGGGGGAGTGCAACGCCATCACCAGATATGCCACCCTTGCCTCAATGTTTACCATTGGACCCAATTATATTAGGCAGTCAGAAATATACACGCTTGGGAGAGCTTAGAAGGCTTCTTGGTGTTCCTCCTGGGAGTACATCGGAGGACCATTCCTTTGGAGTTGCACACCCTAAACCTCCACCTCCAGTGGCTACAGAGGAGCTAAAGCACTTCAAAGAGAGTGTCCAAGATACTTCTAAGAAGGCCag GGATAGAGCAAAATTATTACGTGAATCCATTCTCAAACTGGACAAATATAGGGATGCCTTAAGCTCCAAGAAGCGACAGCGCAGTGATCTTTCATCAAGTGAGAGGTCCAGTGGAGTCAACTTAGCAAAGACGGGAAGCCAAGTTCACCGAAACTCTAATGACTCTGTGAGTCAAAGATTGGAGGATAAAACCAAGAGTATTGGGATAAATAAGCGTGTTCGTACATCAGTGGCAGATGATCAGCAG GCAGACAGTAGGCCTGCTGCAACCTCAAGGCAGCAGATGGTCATAGAAAAGGATGGAGATCTGCTGCAGGCAGTTAGTGGGGTTTCTgttcggattgaagaaaagactCGCCGACTGCTTGCCGGTGGTGAAGGATTggataaaaaagtaaagaagAAACGTTCTGTTGGAGCTGTAGGTAATAGAGTAGTGACTGGTGAGCGGGACACAAAACGAGCTGTACATCCAAAACTGAATCCTGATTCTAAATTGCGATCTTGTGACACTCATGGTTTCAG ATTGAAATCTTCCCCAGGAGTTAGTGGAATCAACAAGGTGGATGGTTCTTTTGAGGCTTCTAGTTCAGATGCTTGTGCAGTAGTCAGGAATGAGCTGGAACATGCCCTACTTCCAAGGGACCGTACAGTTGTATTGGAACAGAGACTTTTAGCAAAAGGAAACAATaa GTCAAATATTCAGGAGGATATTCCAGCGGGCCATCCTAATACAATGGTAAAAGGGAAGGTTTCTCGGGCACCACGAACTGGTTCAGTGATGGGGCTAGACTCATCTCCTAATGTTTACCATTCAACCGGAGGTATTCAAGGCTGGGAACAGAGTACAGGTTTACATAAAGTTCCACTTGTGCGCGTGACAAATAACCAAAGGCGTACAATATCCAGTGGTTCATCAATACATCCTATGGCCCAGTGGGTTGGTCAGAGACCACATAAAAACTCACGCACAAGGAGAGCAAACTTAGTTTCTCCTGTCTCAAACCATGCTGAAGCTCAGATTTCATCTCAAAGCCTTGCAAGTACTGATTTTAGTGCAAAAACTTCGTCTCTTGGGACCAATGCATCACTCTTGGCTGGCAGTGTGGATAAAAATACCCTAAAAGTTAAGAGGGAACCTGAGAATGTTTCATCTCCATTTGGGCTTTCTGAAAGTGAAGAATCAGGTGTTGGCGAAACCAAATTGAGAGAGAAAGGGATAGATAATGGCAATGCCCCTTTGGTTGCAACTCATAAAGCTGGCACATTTGTATtgc gaaaaaaaaataaaatgccagGTAATGAAACTGGAGAAGGTGTTCAGAGACAAGGAAGGAGTGGAAGGGGTTCGTCCTTAATAAAGCCAGGAATTCCTCCATCCGGGGAGAAGTTGGATAATCTATCAATGACAAAGCCACCGCAAACCATGAGGCCTAGTTCTGAAAAGAATAGAAG TAAATCAGGTCGTCCACCCTCAAAGAAGTTGAAAGACCGGAAGGCTTCAATTCGTGTTGGGCCAATAATAAACAATGGTTCTTCGAATGTAACAG GTGAATCTGATGATGATCGTGAAGAACTATTTGCTGCTGCAAATGCTGCTTGTAATGCTAGCA GTCTTGCATGTTCTGGGCCATTTTGGAATGAAATGGAATCTATATTTTCTTCTGTCAGCTCAGAGGATTTGTCCTACTTGAAGCAACAG CTAAGTTTTGCAGAGGAGCTTGATGAGAATTTGTCGCAGATGTTTGGTGTTGTATATGATAATGTCTTG GGTGTTGGTGTTTTTAAAGAAGCCAGTGATTGTTCTGGTATAATAAGACAACGAAGCCACTCCCATCAAGAATCAGCTGAGACTGATTCTATACACGGAAGATTTGACTCAAGGAAGTGGGAAAGGGTTACTCCATTGTACCAAAGAGTTCTTTCGGCTTTgatagaagaagatgaaagtgAAGAATTTTACCACCAAAATGAGGGGAAAACTTTGTCTCTGCAGTGTGCTAGTGATGATTCTCATTGTGGTTCATGTAACCAGGTTGATATTGAACCCAAAGATTGTGACAGAATGGAATCTGAGGCTGAGTCAAAAGTGGATTCTCAGACTCAGAGGAATTACTTGTTAGACCGACTCCCTTGTGATAAGAGTGTCACATCTAATTCATTCAGGAACCCAAGCATGTCCAGTTCCTTCCATAGTATTGAACAGTGGCGGCGCAATGATGACTTTTCACATTCTGATCTGGGACTTACCAGTGAAATATGTTCAAATGATTTTGGTCAGCTCCAACCTGGGGAGTTAAATGCTGGCAGCCTGTCTTCTAACTGCCAATATCAGCGGTTGTCTCTGGATGACAAGCTACTGTTGGAACTGCAGAGCATTGGCTTATATCCGGAGACATTA CCTAATCTGGCAGAGGGAGAAGTGATTAATCAGGACATTATGGAACTTAAGGAAGGACTGTATCAACAG ATTGGGAGAAGGATGAAAAACTTGGTGCGAATTGATGAAGCTATTCAGAAGGGGGGAGATGTCAAAAGACG GAAAATGGAGGAAGTTGCAATGGACCAACTCATTGAGATGGCATACCAAAAACGATTG GCTTGCCGTGGGAGTTGTGCTACAAAAAGTGCGGTCCGTAAGGTTTCAAAACAAGTTGCATTAGCTTTAATCAAGCGCACCCTTGTTAGATGTCGAAAATTTGAACACACTGGAACCAGTTGCTTTAGTGAGCGTGCACTGCAGGATGTAATATATTCTGTACCTCCTGGCAATAATGATGCAAAATCAATTGACTGTGTTGGCTCAGGAACAGCCAGTAATACATGCAATGAAGCTTCCCACCAAGCCGAAGCCAGGGGATTGG GTGCTGTTTCTAGTGCTTCTGAGAGATATGATTCCCTTAGTGATAATATCGACAGAGGTTCTTCAGATGCTCTCCAGAGTCTCATTCAATCTTCCGAGCAAGCTTCCTCCAAGCATAGCTCTGTGTTCATTAAGGGAAAGAAGAGGGAAATGCTGATTGATGATGTTGTTGGAAGCGCTTCCTCGAGGGTGACATCAGCTCTTGACAGCGCTGTTCATGGTGGATTAAAGGGAAAGagaagtgagagagagggggatCAGAAAGGAGATACTTTAAGAAGCAACTCCGTCTCTGGAGTCGGTCATTCATCATTGGGCAGCTTCGGTAGCGAACgtaaaacaaaagcaaagcccaagcaaaataataatcatttattaGTAGAAGCTGCTTGTCCACCAGTTCGTGGATCTAGTCAACCAGTGGCTTTAGTTGGTAATAAAGTGAGCAGAGAAGCAGGGTCATTCTTGCCAACTAATGCTACTCGGGAATCATCTAAAGACGCAGATGAACCCGGTCCCTTAAACTTGCAACCAAATGAATTAGACTCGATGGAAGTACTAGGTGTAGATGGACATCAAGATTTCAGTTCCTGGTTGGACTTTGATGAAGATGGCTTGCAAGACCATGATTCCATAGGTCTTGAAATACCGATGGATGATCTCTCCGACTTGAAGATGCTTCTCTGA